One Entelurus aequoreus isolate RoL-2023_Sb linkage group LG09, RoL_Eaeq_v1.1, whole genome shotgun sequence genomic window carries:
- the dact2 gene encoding dapper homolog 2 — MLSTKSSCVGMMSAAVHGMDRSRVGERLQAALAGLQELHLLRDRQRDMVSWALRADREEPLTGPDESMRTMGAEEQRLEATLTALKQQLSRLRKQDVGLKTHLQQLDQQISELKLDVSKASTEQLESDSRPSSGFYELSDGGSCSLSNSCTSVYSECLSSSQTSLLLPSTNPANAQVSPQLQKDVYRRRSADESATQPNSTRGIHLGSSRIRASCVVAEHGRPRPVSTGDLERMMTQGLNYKSVDAKKQPTYPNPKIPLMDPKFQSNLVSRNGFELYHYPSPLHAVALQSPIFFHCGEPAILGLAEGAPVTDSDTLQCTELGYDTKTIGYIDKLLHRSSSKSQIEMSPMAMQAHSNYLRKPTEVTTVFPQKPVSPPQPPPSQAINIIPLDNEQRKHRMTHSSPETTDNADHQQSVRPQEVSYGQSYPAVMREYSSDEVTMSSLRKKDKTHVVSRGQAQKTCGDNSKSRLVEKKGHRQRPVLSHSSSAEDSQSFEVHNGHRGSLEFVHAKFVPAGTQRVKVRQADRKTKAIKLRRKTEERKPRGLRQSHGCSSVERTRESGGSKGDARRSGKAKLLQKYPSCPNEERKQGSGSDSSLCGPVLMYTHKVHSKPYPVQAATKSNKSRRLQCGEYEQPVDQRKKRQGAVKWLSDGEKFQASSGQRQWPKDFHSQVPGGMHLVRSMSARSGQWIGPPHPLMSSMSANTFHSNLNARYPPAPHCISSQYPPRCESEYSAECMSLFHSTIAASSDGEMSDNTTNRFGDSESSQSFQSFSDSESSLSLDEVDQLDNLEVEGDLVWAEATLGPTAAGQTLQQLPRPEPSSCRIKASRALKKKIRRFQPASLKVMTLV, encoded by the exons ATGCTGAGCACGAAGAGCTCCTGCGTGGGAATGATGAGCGCTGCCGTGCATGGGATGGACCGCAGCAGGGTCGGGGAGAGGCTGCAGGCTGCCCTGGCCGGGCTGCAAGAACTGCATCTGCTCCGGGACCGGCAGAGAGACATGGTGAGCTGGGCTCTGAGGGCGGACAGGGAGGAGCCGCTCACTGGCCCGGACGAGAGCATGAGGACGATGGGGGCCGAGGAGCAGCGGCTGGAGGCGACCCTCACAGCGCTCAAGCAACAGCTG tctCGTCTTCGGAAACAGGACGTAGGACTGAAAACGCACCTACAGCAGCTGGACCAACAAATAAGTGAGCTGAAGTTGGATGTGAGCAAGGCCTCCACAGAGCAACTGGAGAGTGACAGCAGGCCAAGTTCAG GTTTTTACGAGCTCAGCGATGGTGGCTCATGCTCCTTGTCCAACTCCTGCACCTCAGTGTACAGCGAGTGCCTGTCGTCCTCCCAGACGAGTCTTCTCCTCCCTTCCACGAACCCCGCTAACGCTCAAGTTAGTCCACAATTACAAAAGGATGTTTACCGTCGCCGATCGGCTGATGAAAGCGCAACCCAGCCCAACAGTACCCGTGGCATTCATCTGGGAAGCAGCAGGATTAGGGCGAGCTGCGTCGTTGCCGAACATGGACGACCAAGACCTGTGTCAACAG GTGACCTCGAACGGATGATGACTCAAGGACTAAACTATAAATCTGTGGATGCCAAGAAACAACCAACATACCCCAACCCAAAGATCCCCCTGATGGATCCAAAGTTCCAGAGCAATTTGGTGTCCCGAAATGGATTTGAACTGTACCACTACCCCAGTCCACTGCATGCCGTGGCCCTCCAAAGCCCAATCTTTTTCCACTGTGGGGAACCTGCCATACTGGGACTTGCAGAAGGAGCCCCAGTGACTGATTCTGACACACTCCAGTGTACTGAGCTGGGATATGATACCAAGACTATAGGCTATATTGACAAACTCCTCCACCGCAGCTCTAGCAAAAGCCAAATTGAAATGTCCCCTATGGCTATGCAGGCACATAGCAACTATCTGAGGAAACCGACTGAAGTCACAACTGTGTTTCCTCAGAAACCGGTATCTCCTCCTCAACCTCCCCCGTCTCAAGCCATAAACATCATACCACTAGATAATGAACAGAGGAAACACCGCATGACACATTCCAGTCCAGAAACAACTGATAACGCAGACCACCAACAGTCAGTGAGACCTCAGGAGGTTTCGTATGGGCAATCCTATCCTGCTGTCATGAGAGAGTACAGCTCTGATGAGGTAACTATGTCATCACTGAGGAAGAAGGACAAAACCCATGTTGTATCAAGAGGCCAAGCACAGAAGACATGTGGGGATAACTCAAAATCAAGGCTGGTAGAGAAGAAGGGTCATAGGCAAAGACCAGTCTTGTCACACAGCTCAAGCGCAGAGGACAGTCAAAGCTTTGAGGTGCACAATGGCCACAGAGGCTCCCTCGAGTTTGTCCACGCAAAATTTGTCCCAGCTGGGACTCAGAGGGTCAAGGTGAGACAGGCTGATCGTAAAACCAAAGCAATAAAACTTAGAAGAAAGACCGAAGAGAGAAAGCCTCGAGGACTGAGGCAGTCGCATGGATGTTCATCTGTCGAAAGAACACGAGAATCTGGTGGATCCAAGGGAGACGCGAGAAGGTCAGGAAAGGCAAAGCTGCTCCAGAAATACCCCAGCTGTCCAAACGAGGAGCGCAAACAGGGTTCAGGCTCAGACTCCAGCCTGTGTGGCCCTGTATTGATGTACACTCACAAGGTCCACTCAAAGCCATACCCTGTCCAAGCTGCTACCAAGTCCAACAAAAGCCGTAGATTACAATGTGGAGAGTATGAGCAGCCGGTGGATCAGAGAAAGAAGAGACAAGGGGCTGTCAAGTGGTTATCTGATGGGGAGAAGTTCCAAGCATCAAGTGGACAGCGACAGTGGCCCAAAGATTTCCATTCCCAAGTACCAGGAGGCATGCATTTGGTCCGCAGCATGAGCGCCAGGTCAGGCCAATGGATAGGACCACCCCACCCCTTAATGAGCTCTATGTCAGCTAATACTTTCCATAGTAATCTCAATGCCAGATACCCCCCAGCACCTCACTGCATATCCAGCCAGTACCCACCTCGATGCGAGTCTGAGTACTCCGCTGAGTGCATGTCGCTATTTCACTCCACTATTGCTGCAAGTAGCGATGGGGAGATGAGCGACAACACCACCAATCGCTTTGGGGATAGCGAATCCAGCCAAAGCTTTCAATCCTTCTCAGACTCAGAAAGCAGCCTTTCCCTGGACGAGGTGGACCAGTTGGACAACCTTGAGGTGGAGGGAGACTTAGTATGGGCTGAGGCTACGCTTGGGCCCACTGCAGCTGGACAGACACTCCAGCAACTCCCACGACCGGAGCCCTCGTCCTGCCGCATCAAAGCCTCTCGAGCCCTGAAGAAGAAGATCCGTCGCTTCCAACCTGCCTCTCTAAAGGTCATGACTCTGGTGTAG